A single genomic interval of Romboutsia ilealis harbors:
- a CDS encoding YqzL family protein has translation MNNLCWEVFKKTGSIEAYLYLSDCKNLHEETDGLREIDNTDDNTEHPGDST, from the coding sequence ATGAACAATTTATGTTGGGAAGTTTTTAAAAAGACGGGTAGTATAGAAGCATATCTATATTTAAGTGACTGTAAAAACTTGCATGAAGAAACTGATGGATTAAGGGAGATAGATAACACCGATGATAATACTGAACACCCAGGGGATAGTACTTAA
- the recO gene encoding DNA repair protein RecO, whose translation MIILNTQGIVLKAVKYKENDVILTLFTRKLGKVSAIAKGAKRNKSALLSSAQLFSYANYTLKRKGNMYIVNQSDTIKSFYDISYDIEAFSYATYITKLVESSTCENQTNNRLFILLAQTLYLYTQKDTDKKFITRAFELKFLDYIGFRPVVNRCSSCGSKGIKSAIFNIYEGGLLCDLCSKNTEENIKLDVTTIKLMEYILNNDILICSKAKVSKYITYELEKVLKRYLNVYIDNINFKSLYFLKDIENIKGVDKGE comes from the coding sequence ATGATAATACTGAACACCCAGGGGATAGTACTTAAAGCAGTAAAGTACAAAGAAAATGATGTTATATTAACTTTATTTACGCGTAAGTTAGGAAAAGTATCTGCAATAGCTAAAGGAGCAAAACGAAATAAAAGTGCATTGCTTTCGTCAGCTCAACTTTTCTCTTATGCAAATTATACATTAAAAAGAAAAGGAAATATGTATATAGTAAATCAAAGTGATACAATAAAAAGTTTTTATGATATCTCATATGATATAGAGGCATTTTCATATGCTACCTATATTACTAAACTTGTAGAAAGTTCTACATGCGAGAATCAAACTAATAATAGATTATTTATACTACTTGCCCAGACTCTATACTTATATACACAAAAAGATACAGATAAAAAGTTTATAACAAGAGCCTTTGAATTAAAATTTTTAGACTATATAGGTTTTAGACCTGTTGTGAACAGATGTAGTAGTTGTGGAAGTAAGGGTATAAAGTCAGCAATTTTCAATATATATGAAGGTGGCTTATTATGTGACTTATGTAGTAAAAATACTGAAGAAAATATAAAATTGGATGTAACAACTATAAAGCTAATGGAATATATATTAAATAACGATATATTAATATGTAGTAAAGCTAAAGTATCTAAGTATATAACTTATGAACTAGAAAAAGTTTTAAAGCGATATTTAAATGTTTATATTGATAATATAAACTTTAAATCGCTATATTTCTTAAAAGATATAGAAAATATAAAGGGAGTTGATAAGGGTGAGTAA
- a CDS encoding DUF4342 domain-containing protein gives MSNEITIEKIDAVIQRVPSATYAEAKQALIDHNGDVIESIIALESNNTIESNFSKKTKQAKKAVEDILSKDSEDFKDIKEQAKELLKRSSVIRVIIDRNNKVIMNIPLTVGVVGVALLPIYTLVGLSAAVIGKCRIKIQNEDDGSIVDLGELNEEKLNMLKQMIVNTAKDVKDVVVDNKKDDKDITDELINEDNDNLNK, from the coding sequence GTGAGTAACGAAATTACAATAGAAAAGATTGATGCAGTAATACAAAGAGTTCCTAGTGCAACATATGCAGAAGCTAAACAAGCACTTATAGACCATAATGGAGATGTTATAGAATCTATAATAGCATTAGAATCTAATAATACAATAGAAAGCAATTTCTCAAAGAAAACTAAACAAGCTAAAAAAGCAGTAGAAGATATACTTTCTAAAGATAGCGAAGATTTTAAAGATATAAAAGAACAAGCAAAAGAACTTCTTAAAAGAAGTAGCGTAATAAGAGTTATAATTGATAGAAATAATAAGGTTATAATGAATATACCTTTAACAGTAGGCGTGGTAGGTGTAGCACTACTTCCTATATATACATTAGTTGGATTATCTGCAGCAGTTATAGGAAAGTGTAGAATAAAGATACAAAATGAAGATGACGGCAGTATAGTTGATTTAGGTGAACTAAATGAAGAAAAACTTAATATGTTAAAGCAAATGATAGTTAACACAGCCAAAGATGTAAAAGATGTTGTAGTAGATAATAAAAAAGATGATAAAGATATAACTGATGAACTTATTAATGAAGATAATGATAATTTAAATAAATAG